The Pirellulales bacterium genomic interval CGCCGGTGTAGCCCTTCGAGACGAACAAACGATCGCCGCCGACCGGCACGACTTGCGAATTGTTCGCATTGCGCTTGCTGCTGCCTGGGAAGGGGAATTTCCAGAGGACATTGCCGGTGGTCGGGTCGTGGCCGGTGATGTTCGATTCGTTGACGATGAGAATTTGCCGCACTCCAGCCAGCACGGCGACGGCGGGGGAACTGTAACTGACCTGTTCGCTGCCTCCTTCCCAAATCAACTTGCCGCTTACTTTGTCGAACGCCAGCAGCGAAATCCATGGTCCGCCGCCAGGGCCGCCGCCGGGCACGATCACCAGGTTATCGACCACCAGCGGCGAGGCGGCCCGGCCCCAATAGACGTTCTGCAAATCGTCGTCGACCGTGGTGTTGCATTCGGCCAAGATGTCGTGCGCCCAGAGCAGCTTCCCGTTGGCGCCATCGAGACAGCGGAAAACACCCGTGGCCCCGAGCGCATACACGCGGCCTGCGTTGATCGTGGGCGTGCTGCGGGGGCCGATGCGGCCGAGCGGGGTTTCATGCCGGGCGCGAATGCCGTGCGACCATTGGGGGGCACCGGTCAGCGCGTCGTAGCAAGTAACGAGTTCTTCTTCACCGCGCTGCTCCATCGTCACGGCGAAGCCGTTGACCACCACGAATCCGGAATGGCCGGCGCCGATGGGTTGCCGCCAGAGCCGCTCGGGGGGCTGTTTGGCCCAATCCCGGGCCAGCGACAGCCGATCGAGGCCGGCCGATCGCGTCGGTCCGAGAAACTGCGGGAAATCATTGTCGGTCGTGTGATCGAGGGCGACCGCCACGGCCGGTTTGGTTTTGGCGACGGCGAGCATTTCATCGGGCGGTTTTGCCCAGCGCAATGTCCAAACCAATCCCAATTCGCCGGTGTAATGGTCGACACGATGCGTGGCGAGCCACAAGCCGCCAAGAACGAGCGTCGCGACGAGCGGCGTCCAGCGCACCACTGGCCGATAAGCGCTAAAAATCGCCAACCACAGCAGCAGCACCGCCGCCGTAACAATCGTCGAAACCATCAGGATGATGTTCGCGACGGCGTGGTCGAAAAAGTTCGGCGAATGCGTCCACAGATTCACGCCCAGCACGATGCCGATGAAGATCCAAATGCCCATCGGCGGCCAGCGCCGGCGCGCACGTGGCGGCTTCACGGCGGAGCCTGCGGTGGCAGGCGATGCAGCAGTCAGCGATGCGTATTGGGTCGACATTTGATCCAAAGTGGCGCCATTCTTCCCTAACCCCTCACCCAATTTCCTACTCCTTCGGACCAAGCTCGTCTTCCATCCCCTGGATATAGCGGCGAAGGCGTTCCAATTCATCGGTCACATGGCGGAGCCGCAGCATGTTTTCCACGCGCTTCAGCAGCTCGACCTTGTTCACCGGCTTGCTGAGAAAATCGTCGGTGCCGGAATCGACCGCCCGTTCGATGTCGCCCAGTTCGTTCAGCGCGGTGACCATCAGGATCATGATCGCGCGCGTGGCGGAGTCTTGTTTCAGTTTCTTGCACACCTCGAAGCCGCTCAGTTTCGGCATCATCACGTCCAGAAGAATCAGATCGGGCTGGAAGCTGGCCACCTTGTCGAGCGTATCGCGGCCGTCGACAGCGATGGCGATATCGCAATCCACTCCGGCCAGAAAAGCTTCCAACAGCTCGACATTCGGCGGATTATCATCGGCGATGAGGATGCGGCTTTTTCGTTTCGAATTCGATTTGCTAGCGGCCATTCAGCGGGCTTTCCGGGGCGGTTCCGTCGGGCGACTCCGACGCTGATTATAGGAGCCAACCGCCGCGGCAGGAACAGGGATCGATTGTGCAACGCCAACGCGCCGCACACGGAATTGAACCGTTTTTGATTTGGAGGATTCACCGTGGCCGGCGGATTTTTCGCGGGTCGACGCGTTCTCCCCCAAACTGCCATAGCGGCAAATGGCTGTTTTTTCTACTATTTCGCGGCTTGCATGGGGCTTGATCGGGCGGTCGGCCGAATGCCGACGCGGTGCGGCGCCAAAACAACGTTGCATTCGAAACCGTTTGGTGAAGGAGAACCGTCGTGAATTGGGTCAAGGCGATGCTGCTGATGGTCGTGCTGGGCGCGATCCTGTACGGCGTCAACCTCGTGCTCAACAAAAGCGCACCGGTCGAATCGCCCGCCAACGATGGATCATGGTCGACCAACACTGCGATGGGCCCGCCGATCGTAAATTCCGGCGCCCCGGGTGTGCCTCCGGGATATGGCCGACCCTCGTATGGCCAACCGCCGGCCGGCCAGTCGTCAAGCATGCCGCCGGCCTACGGTTCCGGCACGTATTCCCCCGCAACCCCGGCGACGATTCCACCGACCGGCTACGCCAATAGCGGCTCGTATCCAAATAATCCCGCGCCTACGAGCGCCTACGGGCAAAGCACGGCGCCGGCGCCGAGCGCCGGCACGCTGGCCAGCCCTGAAACTTCGGCCAACAACGTTCCCCTTAGCCCAACCGGCTATCAGCCCGCGACGCCGACCGTTGCAAATTCCGATGCGCCGCGCACGGGCATTCCGGCGACGCAAGTCGGCCTTGTAACCAATAGCCCTAGCGAGCCGAGTTCGCCTGCCGTCGCGCCTCCGTTTGCCAGCGTGATGGAAAGTGTCACGGCGACTTTGCGCGAGGGACGCCTGGCCGCCGGGTTGCAGCAGCTCACTGCGATCTACGACGACCCGAAGC includes:
- a CDS encoding PQQ-binding-like beta-propeller repeat protein, whose product is MSTQYASLTAASPATAGSAVKPPRARRRWPPMGIWIFIGIVLGVNLWTHSPNFFDHAVANIILMVSTIVTAAVLLLWLAIFSAYRPVVRWTPLVATLVLGGLWLATHRVDHYTGELGLVWTLRWAKPPDEMLAVAKTKPAVAVALDHTTDNDFPQFLGPTRSAGLDRLSLARDWAKQPPERLWRQPIGAGHSGFVVVNGFAVTMEQRGEEELVTCYDALTGAPQWSHGIRARHETPLGRIGPRSTPTINAGRVYALGATGVFRCLDGANGKLLWAHDILAECNTTVDDDLQNVYWGRAASPLVVDNLVIVPGGGPGGGPWISLLAFDKVSGKLIWEGGSEQVSYSSPAVAVLAGVRQILIVNESNITGHDPTTGNVLWKFPFPGSSKRNANNSQVVPVGGDRLFVSKGYTGGARMFHVSRDDSGHWTADELWRANNILKTKFTNVAVLRGFAFGLSDGILECAELSTAKRQWKQGHYGHGQILRVGELLLIESEDGEIALVEASPEAFSELGRFQALDGQTWNTLCLWGRHLLVRNSEQAACWELPLAGH
- a CDS encoding response regulator produces the protein MAASKSNSKRKSRILIADDNPPNVELLEAFLAGVDCDIAIAVDGRDTLDKVASFQPDLILLDVMMPKLSGFEVCKKLKQDSATRAIMILMVTALNELGDIERAVDSGTDDFLSKPVNKVELLKRVENMLRLRHVTDELERLRRYIQGMEDELGPKE
- a CDS encoding LysM peptidoglycan-binding domain-containing protein yields the protein MNWVKAMLLMVVLGAILYGVNLVLNKSAPVESPANDGSWSTNTAMGPPIVNSGAPGVPPGYGRPSYGQPPAGQSSSMPPAYGSGTYSPATPATIPPTGYANSGSYPNNPAPTSAYGQSTAPAPSAGTLASPETSANNVPLSPTGYQPATPTVANSDAPRTGIPATQVGLVTNSPSEPSSPAVAPPFASVMESVTATLREGRLAAGLQQLTAIYDDPKLSPEETKQLNDLLGRLAGTVVYSRQHLLLPPYEVQPGDRLETIAANYQVPAALLAKINGIADPDHPPVGAKLKVIRGPFMALVSMNKRDLTLLVQQCFAGRFTLAGVGKDAAALSGDFKVDWKSLDGNIPPPEAGMKYPHAGSHWIDFHAPFGFCAAGPGGEDSHGLMLNPRDAEDLFDILSVGSTVVVR